CCAATTTTACAATGGCACCGCTTTGATGCTTTTTCAGATTCGACAGGCGGATGGGAGTGTGACCCGATTTTCCAGCGGTACCTTTGTTGCCGGGGATGGTGGCGTGATCCCTCTCGAGTCGTCCGATTTCCGCATCAAGACGACTGATCGTTGGACCAGTGACCAGAGTGGCGCCACCTATCCGATTGCATGGGAAATCGAAATTGAACGGATAGGTTTGACGCTGCGCGGGGCCGCATTAATGGCTAATCAAGAACTGCGGTTATCGAGGACTTACTGGGAAGGGGCGGTTGCCCTTGAGGGTCGTTATCAAGGAATGCCGATCAGTGGTCGGGGATACGTTGAAATGACCGGCTATGTACAACGGCTGTCTTGAAGTCGGGTAATTGCCGGTGATTCTTGGTTTAGAGGCTCTCGAATGGTCGTCGGGCAGTTGTGATATCGCTGCAAACCCTAGAGTACTTATTCGTCGTTGTGTCAACAGGTAGTTGCTGGGGTGTGTCGCTAGTCGCACGCAGATATCGCGTGGTCGATCAATGTCGCAAGGGCTCGGCGAGGTTGGCGGTCAGGCAAATAGGGGAGCTCCTCTCGCGCCTGTGCGGCATAGGCGGCTACCACATTCTTGGCCTTTCCTATGCCCGGTGAGCAACGCAGCAGTGTGAGGGCTTCGGCGACGTGGTCGTCGTGGATCGGTCCGGCCAGCAACTCACGCAGCCGGCTTGTGTCGGGTGTCTGCTCACGCAGCGCGTAGAGCATCGGCAGCGTGTGGACAGCTTGGCCAAGGTCGGCGCCCGATAGCGTAGCGGAGTCACCGGAGATGGCGATGATGTCGCGCGAGATCTCAAACGCAGCACCGATCATGCGCCCCAAGCGCGCTACGCGGCGGATCTGCTCTTCGGCGGCGCCGGAGAGTGCCGCTCCGAGCTGTCCGGATGCTGCGATGAGAGAGCCGGTCTTCTCGTGCACGACTCGGAGGTAATGCTCGATCGTGTCGATATGCGAGGCGGGGCCCCGGGTCGCGCGCATCTGCCCGGTGATCAGCTCGGCGAACGCCTCGGCGACGACCGCGAAGGCCTCGGGGTCCAGCCGCGAGGCTAGCTGTGAGGCCGTCGCGAATCGGTAGTCACCGGCGAGGATTGCGAAGTTGTTGGTCCAGCGTGTGTTGTCGCTAGGTGTCTTGCGGCTCATGTCGGACTCATCCACGACTCTGTCGTGACAAAGCGTCCCCAGGTGCATCAACTCGATGGCTGCCCCCGCGACCGTGACCTCCCATCCGTCGGGGTCGGAGCCCAGTTGCGCCGCAAGCACCGTGAAAAGCGGTCTAAACGGGGTGCCGCCGGCGTCGACAAGGTGCGCCACCGTGTCGCGCATAACCTCGTCGGCCTGGGAGAGTTCGCTATTGATCAGCTCTGTAATCCGGGCAATCCCGTCGTGGACGTTGGCGGTGAATTGCGGGTCACCCAGGCTGACTGCCGGGATCATGCTCGTGGCCGTAGGCATGCGCACAACATTGACACGTGTACAAGATAAGGTATGGCGTGTTCAGTGCAGGGTCAGCGTCACCGTCTGACCCAGCGCCGCACCGGCTACCGTATTGGCCAGCCGGGCTGGCAGCGCCACCAAAACGACCCGGTCACTATCAGCCGCCTGGGCCTTCTGCTGGGCCGAGACCAGGACCACGATGGCGTCGGTGGCCAAGAGCCGTAGAGCTGCCGGCGAATCGGTTACCGGCGCGGCCAGCACGTCGACCACATCCCCGACCCGAACAAGGTCGACCAAAGCGCTGTCAGCCAGATGCAGCGGCACGATGCGGGCGTCCGGGCCGGCAGTCGACTCGGCCAACCGGCTGCCCAGTAAACGCACGTCGGTGAGCACCTCGCCACGGCGTGTCGGGCTGGCCAGCGTCGAACCCACCACTGCGTCCAGGTCAGCTTGCGACCCGTCGGGAAGCGTGGTGGCCGAACGTTTTTCCAGCCTGACATCACCGGGAGTCAATGCGGTACCGGGGCGCAGATCGTGCGCGGCCACCACCACCTCGGAGCGATCATCCTCTGGATTGGACCGCAGCGCCGCAACGCCGGCCAGCATGACCAGCCCGGCCGCGGCGAAGCGCCGGGCCCGCACGGTCCGGGTCCAGTCCGGGCGCAAAAACGCCGATATCCGGCTGACCAGGCTCGGATTCAGGGAGGATTCCGCCACACCGCAAACGGTAGGCGCAGCGCCGTGCTAGGCAGCGCCGGTCAGAAATCCCCTTGTGGATAACCTCTCAACTCAGACGGCCGCGGCGGCGGTTGTGGAGCTGGTTGACTTCTCGGTTGACCCCGAAGCCTTGCTTTCACTCGAGCCAGAACTCCCCGAACTCCCCGAACTCTTCGTCGACTCGCTGGTCGAGGATCCGTTGGTCTGGCTCTTGGACTTCTTGCCCGACTCGCGGCTGTCGGTGCGGTAGAAGCCGGTGCCTTTGAACACCACGCCGACCGCATTGAACAGCTTGCGCAGCCGGCCAGAACACCGCTCGCACGTGGTCAGCGCATCGTCGGTGAAGGCCTGCACAACATCGAAGCGGTTGGCGCACTGGGTGCACTCGTAGCTGTAGGTTGGCACAAGAACCTCCGGAAATGTCACTCGGCGTTAGCACTCTACCGTCTCAAGTGCTAGAACCGCTAGGTGAGTTCCGTCATTCCCCGCACGGCAGCGCGATCAGCCCGCGCTCCGGTGTGAGCGCATGAGTCATGGGTACGTCGTGCGGCTCCGACGGCAACACGTCGACCAGTTCGACAGTGCGCACCACCGCGACTAGACGAGCGTGCGGGTCGCGGCACCGCAGCGAGCGATCGTAGAAGCCGCGACCTCGGCCCAGTCGCACGCCCTGGCGGTCGACAGCCAGCGCCGGCACCAGCACCAAGCTGGCCTGCGCCAGCGCGGCTTCCGGCAGCCAAGGTTCGGGTGGTTCGAGCAGTCCCCAGCGTGCGCGCGCGAGTCCGCCGGCACGGTACTCGCCCCACCGCAACGGCAACGGGAGGTCACCGCCGGCGGTGCGCGCCACCGGCAACAGCACTCGCCCCGCGCGGCGCAGCAACACATCCAACATCTCGATTGACCCCGGCTCGCCGCCTACCGGCACATACGCGCAGACGGTGCTGTCGCTGGTGACCATGCGCTCCAGGTGTCCACGCAACATCCGGGCCTCGGCGGCGCGCACGTCGTCGGCAACGCGGCGTCGGGCCGCCAGGAGCTGGTCGCGCAACGCCGACTTGCTCGCCATCGCCATGTCCTCAACGATGACACAGCCCCGGCCGTCCCGCGCGAGCGCCGGGACAGCGCCAACGAAGAGGCGGGCAATCAGCACGCTGCGGGTTATCGTGTGAACGATGTCACGCCCAGAAGTACTAACGCCGTTCACGGCAATCGTCCCGGCAGCCGGCCTGGGTACGCGCTTTCTGCCGGCCACCAAGACGGTGCCCAAGGAGCTGCTGCCCGTCGTCGACACTCCCGGTATCGAGCTGGTGGCCGCCGAGGCGGCCGCGGCCGGTGCCGAACGGCTGGTGATCGTCACCTCCGAGGGTAAGGACGGGGTGGTCGCGCATTTCGTGGAAGACCTGGTGCTGGAGGGCACGCTCGAGGCCCGAGGCAAGATCGCCATGCTGGCCAAGGTGCGTCGCGCCCCGGCACTGATCAAGGTCGAATCCGTGGTGCAGGCCGAGCCGCTGGGACTGGGACACGCCATCGGCTGTGTGGAGCCGACGCTGTCGCCCGACGAAGACGCTGTCGCGGTGCTGCTGCCTGACGACCTGGTGCTGCCGACCGGCGTCCTGGAGACGATGTCGAAGGTGCGAGCCAGCAGGGGCGGCACCGTGCTGTGTGCTATCGAGGTGGCGCGCGAGGAGATCAGTGCCTACGGGGTTTTCGATGTCGAGCCGGTCCCCGATGGTGACTACACCGACGATCCCAACGTGCTGAAGGTCAGGGGCATGGTCGAAAAGCCCAAGGCCGAAACGGCGCCGTCGAGGTATGCGGCGGCCGGCCGCTACGTTCTAGACCGTGCCATCTTCGATGCGTTACGCCGCATCGACCAGGGTGCAGGCGGTGAAGTGCAGCTCACCGATGCGATCGCGCTGCTGATTGCCGAGGGCCATCCCGTCCATGTCGTCGTCCACCAAGGGTCCCGACACGACCTGGGAAATCCGGGCGGGTACCTCAAGGCTGCGGTTGACTTTGCATTGGATCGTGACGACTACGGCCCGGACTTGCGGCGATGGTTGGTGGCGCGACTGGGTCTGACAGAGCAGTAGCCTGGCGACGATACGGCACGGACGGTTCCGGGGTGGGGGATGCCCGGCCCCATGGCTCGACGGAAAGGCGGGCGCTGTGCGTTCTGTGGAGGAGCAGCAGGCTCGGATATCGGCCGCTGCGGTAGCCCCGAGGCCGATACGCGTTGCGATCGCCGAGGCGCAGGGATTGATGTGCGCCGAAGAAGTGGTCACCGAACGTCCAATGCCCGGTTTTGATCAGGCCGCCATCGACGGCTACGCGGTGCGCAGTGTCGATGTGGCCGGTGTCGGTGATACCGGTGGTGTCCAAGTCTTTGCCGACCACGGCGATCTTGACGGTCGCGACGTGCTGACCCTACCGGTGATGGGAACCATCGAAGCCGGAGCGCGCACCCTGAGCAGGTTGCAGCCTCGCCAAGCGGTCCGGGTGCAGACCGGCGCGCCGCTTCCCACCCTGGCCGATGCGGTCCTGCCGTTGCGGTGGACCGATGGCGGAATGTCTCGGGTGCGGGTGCTGCGCGGGGCGCCGTCGGGCGCCTACGTGCGGCGTGCGGGCGACGACGTGCAGCCCGGTGATGTGGCGGTGCGCGCGGGGACGATCATCGGCGCAGCCCAGGTGGGGTTGCTGGCGGCGGTCGGCCGTGAACGGGTGCTGGTGCACCCTCGTCCGCGGCTGTCGGTGATGGCCGTCGGGGGCGAGTTGGTCGACATCTCGCGGACCCCGGGCAACGGGCAGGTTTATGACGTCAACTCCTATGCCTTGGCTGCGGCGGGCCGGGATGCCTGTGCGGAGGTGAACCGGGTTGGCATCGTCAGCAACGACCCTACGGAACTTGGCGAAATCGTCGAGGGCCAGCTCAATCGGGCTGAGGTCGTGGTGATCGCCGGCGGGGTGGGCGGTGCGGCGGCAGAAGCGGTCAGGTCGGTGCTTTCCGAGCTCGGTGAGATGGAGGTCGTGCGGGTCGCCATGCATCCGGGATCCGTGCAGGGCTTCGGACAGCTCGGCCGTGATGGTGTACCGACCTTTCTGCTGCCGGCCAACCCGGTCAGCGCCCTGGTGGTCTTCGAGGTGATGGTTCGGCCGCTGATCCGGCTGTCGCTGGGTAAACGGCATCCGATGCGACGGATCGTGTCGGCGCGCACGCTGTCGCCGATCACGTCGGTGGCCGGGCGCAAGGGCTACCTGCGTGGCCAGTTGATGCGTGATCAGGACAGCGGCGAGTACCTGGTGCAGGCGCTGGGCGGCGCTCCGGGGGCGTCATCGCACCTGCTCGCGACGCTTGCCGAAGCGAACTGTCTGGTTGTGGTTCCCACCGGGGCCGAGCAGATTCGCACGGGTGAGATCGTGGATGTCGCCTTCCTGGCTCAGCACGGCTGAGCCGAACCACGGCGACTCTGGTGAACTTATGGCGCTCGAATCCCCGGCATCCGGGATGGCCGATGGCCGTCGGGCCGCTGCGGGTCTCGGCAGGCGTGATTCGGCTGCGGCCGGTGCGGATGCGTGACGGCGTGCATTGGAGCCGGATCCGGTTGGCCGACCGTGCACATCTTGAGCCGTGGGAGCCCAGCGCGGACGGCGAGTGGACCGTCCGGCACACGGTTGCTGCCTGGCCGGCGGTGTGTTCGGGTCTGCGTTCGGAGGCTCGCAACGGCCGCATGCTGCCGTACGTGATCGAGCTGGATGGGCAGTTCTGCGGCCAGTTGACCATCGGCAATGTCACCCACGGGGCCTTGCGGTCGGCCTGGATCGGCTATTGGGTACCAAGCGCGGCCACTGGCGGAGGGGTGGCCACCGGAGCGTTGGCGTTGGGTCTCGACCACTGCTTCGGTCCGGTCATGCTGCATCGAGTCGAGGCCACCGTGCGCCCGGAGAATGCGGCCAGTCGCGCCGTGCTGGCAAAGGTTGGCTTCCGCGAGGAGGGGCTGTTGCGCCGTTACCTTGAGGTTGACCGGGCATGGCGAGACCATCTGTTGATGGCGATCACCGTCGAAGAGGTTTACGGGTCGGTGGCCTCGACGCTGGTCCGTGCCGGGCATGCCAGCTGGCCCTAACGCGGAATCGCAACCAAACTGTGACTGGCGCGACACGTGTGGCGTGTGGTGCTTGTGAGAGATGAATTACAGGTGTGTAATTGCCCTGGGCGCTTTGACCCGGCCGCGCTGGCCAACGATGGGGCCTCGCGGGGATCGGAACCGAAGAGAGCAGGTCATCATGCCAAGCATCCCGCAGTCGTTGTTGTGGATATCGCTCGTGGTGCTCTGGCTGTTCGTGCTGGTTCCCATGCTGATCAGCAAACGTGATGCCGTTCGGCGCACCAGCGATGTGGCTTTGGCGACTCGGGTACTCAACGGTGGCGCTGGTGCGCGCCTGCTCAAGCGAGGTGGTCCCGCCGCGGGACATCGCTGGGGGTACCTCCCGCCCGAAGGGCAGGGGGACGACCCGGACTGGAAGCCGGAGGAAGACTGGCGCGACGACCCGGTCGAGGACGGGTTCGCCGACGTCGAGCATGACATCGACGAGGACCAGGAGGCCGACGATGCGCGCCGTCGGGGTGCGGTTGTCATGAAGGTTGCCGCTCCGCAGACCGCAGGTGCCGACGAGCCGGACTACTTAGACGTCGATGTGGTCGAAGAAGACTCGGAGGCGCTTCCGGTGGGGGCTGGCGCTGCGGTCGGCGAGTCCGCCGACGAGGCCGATGCCGAAGCTGCTGACGGAGTTGCGGGCCACGCCGACCCGGAGGCCGACCCGGTCGAATACGAATACGAATACGAATACGTCGAGGACACCTGCGGTTTGGAGCTCGAGGAGGACGACCAGGAAGCGCCACCGACCGTCGCATCCGGCACGTCACGGCGGCGCCGATTCGACACCAAGACCGCCGCCGCGGTCAGCGCCCGCAAGTACACCTTCCGCAAACGTGCGTTGATCGTGATGGCGGTGATCCTGGTTGGCTCTGCCGCCGCGGCCTTCGAGCTGACCCCGGTCGCGTGGTGGATCTGTGGTAGCGCCACCGGTGTGACGGTGCTCTACCTGGCATATTTGCGTCGGCAAACCCGCATCGAGGAGAAGGTGCGTCGGCGGCGGATGCAGCGGATCGCGCGGGCGCGGCTCGGTGTAGAGAACACCCGTGACCGCGAGTACGATGTGGTGCCGTCGCGGCTGCGCCGTCCGGGCGCGGTGGTCCTGGAGATCGACGACGAGGACCCGATCTTCACGCACCTGGAGAGCGCGGCCCCGATACGGAACTACGGCTGGCCCAGGGACCTGCCCCGGGCGGTGGGTCAGTAGGGCGCGCAGTTCGGCCATCGGCGCCGCTGCTGGTAGCCTGCTACCGATCAGGGGCTATGGCGCAGTTGGTAGCGCGACTCGTTCGCATCGAGTAGGTCAGGGGTTCGAATCCCCTTAGCTCCACCATCTAATCAGTAGCCATCGGCAGCCTCGTTGGCTGTGCCGCCGCGGACGTGGTTGAGACGGCGAGCACAGCCCTCGGGGCAATCCTGGCAGGTCGCAATGCGGTGGTGCCGCCACGGTGTCCACGTCGAGGCGCCGGCCTTGTGGTACCGGTAAAGTGCTGTGGCGACCGCGATCTGGCGCGAAGCCTGATGAAGATCGAATATTCGGCTGAATATTCGCTAAGACATGTGTGGCGGCGTCCGATCCTGTCACAACCTGCCCCTAGGGTCGGTGCATGAGCACGAAATACTACCTGCAGAAGGTCCCTGTCGAAGCCGTCCAGCCGGGCTTTTCGCTGGCCATTCCACACGATGGCGACTATCGCCTTTTCCAGGTCGACTGCACGCAAATGTGCCAGCGAAGTGGCCAGCCGGTGATGATCAGACTCATGTCGGAGTCCGTCGATGGTGGCCAGCCGTGGGTCTTGGAATATGAAGCGGGCACGGCGGTAATCCGGCTTCTCGGTGTTTGCCAGGCCGCTTCGTAGGGTGGCGTGTGCTCGCTAACCGGGCTTGGCGGCGGCTACAAACGGCAACGCGCGTTGTGTCTACTGCTCGACGTCCACTAGCCCGGCCGACCGAGACAGGTTGACGAAGGCATTCCGGTCAAACATCGTGAGTCCGATGTTGCCGGCGGCGGCGTTCGGCGCGTAGCGCATCGGCGGGCATTGGCCGGCATAGCTGGTGTGGATCGTGATCCGCCCGGCTGGCCGCAGCACTCGCACCTTCTCGCGGGCGATCCGGAACGGTTCCGGCATCAGCTACAGCGCGCCGAAACAACAAACAGCATCGAATGTTTCGTCGCCGAATGGCACCATGCGGGCGTGGCCGCGGATATGACACGTCCGTGGCCCACGGTTGTCCAGGGCGGTGCTGGTCAGCGTCGGCGCAGAGATGTCGAACCCGACCGCAAGACCCCCGTCCGGTGGATGTCCGGACAGCGGCTCAGTGAAATTACCTGGCCCACAACCGATATCGAGCACTCTGTGGGCGCGGCCGAGGTGCAGAGACACCGCGGCGCGGTGCCGCTCGGTTCGGGTGGTGATGCGGCTGGCAAGGTGGAAGGAGGCCGGACGCCACAACCGTTCGTACAACCGTAAGCTGGGCTTGGCGCCGGGCCGGATTGGACGGGATAGCCGAATTGACCGGCGCACGAGTCGAAGATCTTGCGGGGATGGACGTCTTTCAGGGATGTCCGGCCGAGGGTCTGGTGTCATTGGCGGCGAGCGTTCAGCCGTTGCGGGCCGCTGCCGGCCAGGTGCTGCTGCGGCAGGGCGAGCCGGCGGTTTCGTTTCTGCTTATCTCGTCGGGTAGCGCAGAAGTCAGCCATGTTGGCGACGATGGTGTTGCGATCATCGCTCGGGCGCTGCCGGGCATGATCGTCGGCGAAATCGCGCTGCTGCGCGATAGCCCGCGCAGCGCGACGGTCACCACCATCGAGCCGCTGACCGGCTGGACGGGTGGCCGCGGCGCTTTCGCCACAATGGTGCACATCCCCGGGGTCGGTGAGCGATTGCTGCGCACCGCCAGGCAGCGTCTCGCCGCCTTCGTCTCCCCGATTCCGGTACGGCTTGCCGACGGGACTCAACTGATGCTACGCCCCGTGCTGCCCGGTGACCGCGAGCGGACCGTGCACGGACACATCCAGTTCTCCGGCGAGACGCTGTATCGACGGTTCATGTCGGCTCGTGTTCCCAGTCCGGCGTTGATGCACTACCTGTCGGAAGTCGACTACGTCGACCACTTCGTCTGGGTGGTGACCGACGGAAGCGACCCCGTAGCCGACGCGCGTTTTGTGCGGGATGAAACCGATCCGACGGTCGCCGAGATCGCGTTCACGGTTGCCGACGCGTATCAGGGCAGGGGGATTGGAAGCTTTCTCATCGGTGCGTTGTCCGTGGCCGCCCGGGTCGACGGCGTCGAAAGGTTTGCCGCGCGCATGCTTTCCGACAATGTGCCGATGCGAACGATCATGGACCGCTACGGGGCGGTGTGGCAGCGCGAGGACGTCGGAGTCATCACCACCATGATCGATGTGCCGGGTCCGGGTGAGCTGAGCTTGGGGCGCGAGATGGTCGACCAGATCAACCGGGTAGCCCGGCAAGTGATCGAGGCCGTCGGCTGATCACCGACCCCGGGTCGGTGCGTCCGCCGCTGGCACCGCAGTTCGCCGCTGATCTGCTAGTCAAAACGGTGTCGACGTTGCGCAGCTCAGGGGCTGCGTTGGGTAGATTGACCACGATGCGCAAGGCGGTACTGGCAGTCGGATCGGTGTGCTGGCTTGTCGGCTGCTCATCAGGGGCCAGCTCCACCACCGCCTCGACCGGCGACATCGCCAAGGTGGCCGAAGTGAAGTCGGGCTTTGGACCTGAATACACCGTCACCGATGTCACTCCCAGGGCCATCGATCCCGGGTTCTTTTCCGCCCGCAAACTGCCCGACGGGCTGAGTTTCGATCCGGCGAACTGTGCGCAAGTGGCGGCCGGGCCCCAGCTGCCGACCGGGTTGCAGGGCAACATGGCCGCCGTCTCCGCCGAGGGCAACGGCAACCGGTTCGTCGTCATCGCGGTGGAGACGTCCCAGCCGCTGCCGGCCCCCAGCCCCGGGAAAGACTGCAGCAAGGTGACTTTTTCCGGGACGCAGCTGCGGGGCGGCATCGAGGTGGTCGATGTACCGCACATCGACGGGACACAGACGCTGGGCGTGCATCGCGTGTTGCAGGCGGTCGTCGGCGGGTCAGCGCGCACCGGCGAGCTCTATGACTATTCCGCTCGGTTCGGGGACTACCAGGTGATTGTCATCGCCAATCCACTGGTAATCCCTGGACGGCCGGTTGCGCGGGTCGATACGCAACGCGCCCGCGATCTGCTCGTACAGGCGGTGGCCGCGGTCCGGGGTTGACCGAGTTAGCGGACGTCGCGCGGCCGGAACTGGATGCTCACGCGCGGACCCGTCGGCGCCGATGTCTTGGGCACCGCATGCTCGAAGGTGCGTTGACACGATCCGCCCATCACCAATAGATCGCCATGCGCCAACGGCAGTCGCAACGATGGACCGCGGCCACGCGGCCGCAGCGCGAAGACGCGGGTGGCGCCGAGGCTGACGATCGCCACCATAGTGTCCTCAGTGCTGCCGCGACCAATGGTGTCGCCATGCCAGGCGACGCTGTCAGAGCCGTCGCGGTAGTAGCACAGCCCGGCGGTGGTGAAGGGCTCACCCAGTTCGCCGCCGTAGATGTCGTTGAGCCGCCGGCGCATCCGCGCCAGCTGCGGATGCGGCGGATCTTCGATGGTCAGGTCGTGAAAACTCACCAGCCGCGGCACATCGACCACCCGGTCGTACATCTGACGGCGCTCGGCTCGCCACGGCACCGTCGACAACAACGCGTCCAGCAGTTCTTCGCCGCCGGTCAGCCAGCCCGAACGGATGTCGATAAAGGCTCCGTCGCCGAGCTGTCTTCGCTCGTTGTGCTCGAAGAGCGCGCCTTGAACCGCGATCGCCACGCCGCCAAGCTTATCGCACATTCGTTCGATGGCGCCGCCCCGGCTACGGTTTGACCTGTGGGTGTCGAATTGGGGTCAAATTCCGAGGTCGGCGCGCTAAGAGTGGTCATCCTGCACCGCCCGGGGGCCGAACTGCGCCGGCTCACACCGCGCAACACCGACCAGCTGCTGTTCGACGGCCTGCCCTGGGTATCCCGCGCGCAGGACGAGCACGACGAATTCGCCGAGCTGCTGGCTTCCCGCGGTGCGGAAGTGCTGTTGCTGTCGGACCTGTTGACTGAGGCACTACATCACAGCGGGGCCGCCCGCATGCAGGGGATCGCCGCTGCCGTCGACGCACCGCGGCTGGGACTGCCGCTGGCGCAAGAGCTTTCGGCCTACCTGCGTAGTCTCGACCCAGGCAGGTTGGCGCATGTGCTGACGGCCGGCATGACCTTCAACGAGCTCCCGTCGGACACGCGGACCGACGTGTCGTTGGTGTTGCGTATGCACCATGGCGGAGACTTCGTCATTGAGCCGTTGCCGAACCTGGTGTTCACCCGCGACTCGTCGATATGGATCGGGCCGCGGGTGGTGATCCCGTCGCTGGCATTACGGGCACGGGTGCGCGAAGCGTCGCTGACCGACCTCATCTATGCTCATCACCCGCGGTTCACCGGTGTGCGGCGTGCCTATGAATCGCGCACCGCTCCGGTCGAGGGTGGCGACGTGTTGTTGCTCGCCCCGGGTGTGGTCGCTGTCGGAGTGGGCGAGCGGACTACACCAGCAGGCGCGGAAGCATTGGCGCGCAGCCTTTTTGACGATGATCTTGCGCATACCGTGCTCGCCGTGCCGATCGCTCAGCAGCGCGCGCAAATGCATCTGGACACGGTGTGCACGATGGTCGACACCGATACGATGGTGATGTACGCCAACGTTGTCGACACGCTCGAGGCGTTCACGATCCAGCGCACACCCGACGGCGTGACCATCGGCGATGCGGCCCCGTTCGCGGAGGCGGCTGCCAAGGCGATGGGAATCGACAAGCTGCGGGTAATTCATACCGGAATGGACCCCGTCGTCGCTGAACGCGAACAGTGGGACGACGGCAACAACACGTTGGCGTTGGCGCCCGGTGTCGTTGTCGCCTACGAGCGCAACGTACAGACCAACGCCCGCCTGCAGGACGCGGGCATCGAAGTGCTTACCATCGCCGGCTCCGAATTGGGTACCGGCCGTGGCGGGCCCCGCTGCATGTCCTGTCCGGCCGCCCGCGATCCGCTTTAGGAGTGGCGATTTCGGCGCCTGGCGGCGCCGCAGATCACCGCCAGCTGGGCAGCCAGATCTCCAGGTTCCAGGTCTGTTGTGAGATTGGCAGACCGGTGAGCACCGGATACAGCCACGCAAAGTTCGTCACCACGAGGGCCACGTAGCAGCAGACGACGATCAGCCCCAGTGTGCGTCGTTCGGAGCCCTGACCGGGGTGATAGAGGATATCGCCGAGAACCAGCGAAATGCCCATCACCAGAAATGGCGCCATGGTCGCTGCGTAGAAGAAGTACATCTGCCGGTCGATGTCGGCGAACCACGGCAGCCAACCGGCGCAGTAGCCGACCAGGACCACCGCATAACGCCAGTCCCGGCGCACAAACATACGCCACCCCGCGTATGCCAGGACTGGCACCGCCAGCCACCACATCGCGGGCGTGCCGACCAGCATCTCGGCCTTGACGCACGACTGTGCGCCGCAGCCTGCAACGTCTTGCTGGTCGATGGCGTACAGCACCGGCCGCAACGACATGGGCCAGGTCCACGGTTTGGATTCCCAAGGGTGGTAGTTGCCTGCGGAATTCGTCAGGCCCGCGTGGAAGTGGAACGCTTTGGCGGTGTAGTGCCAGAGCGAGCGCACGGCGTCGGGCAGCGGAACAACCGAGTTGCGACCGACCGCTTGACCGACCGCATGCCGATCGATCGCGGTCTCGGACGCGAACCACGGAGCGTAGGTGGCCAGATAGACCGCGAACGGG
Above is a window of Mycobacterium tuberculosis H37Rv DNA encoding:
- the grcC2 gene encoding polyprenyl-diphosphate synthase GrcC (This region is a possible MT-complex-specific genomic island (See Becq et al., 2007 PMID:17545187).) produces the protein MIPAVSLGDPQFTANVHDGIARITELINSELSQADEVMRDTVAHLVDAGGTPFRPLFTVLAAQLGSDPDGWEVTVAGAAIELMHLGTLCHDRVVDESDMSRKTPSDNTRWTNNFAILAGDYRFATASQLASRLDPEAFAVVAEAFAELITGQMRATRGPASHIDTIEHYLRVVHEKTGSLIAASGQLGAALSGAAEEQIRRVARLGRMIGAAFEISRDIIAISGDSATLSGADLGQAVHTLPMLYALREQTPDTSRLRELLAGPIHDDHVAEALTLLRCSPGIGKAKNVVAAYAAQAREELPYLPDRQPRRALATLIDHAISACD
- a CDS encoding 5-formyltetrahydrofolate cyclo-ligase; the protein is MAMASKSALRDQLLAARRRVADDVRAAEARMLRGHLERMVTSDSTVCAYVPVGGEPGSIEMLDVLLRRAGRVLLPVARTAGGDLPLPLRWGEYRAGGLARARWGLLEPPEPWLPEAALAQASLVLVPALAVDRQGVRLGRGRGFYDRSLRCRDPHARLVAVVRTVELVDVLPSEPHDVPMTHALTPERGLIALPCGE
- the galU gene encoding UTP--glucose-1-phosphate uridylyltransferase (UDP-glucose pyrophosphorylase (UDPGP) (alpha-D-glucosyl-1-phosphate uridylyltransferase) (uridine diphosphoglucose pyrophosphorylase)), coding for MSRPEVLTPFTAIVPAAGLGTRFLPATKTVPKELLPVVDTPGIELVAAEAAAAGAERLVIVTSEGKDGVVAHFVEDLVLEGTLEARGKIAMLAKVRRAPALIKVESVVQAEPLGLGHAIGCVEPTLSPDEDAVAVLLPDDLVLPTGVLETMSKVRASRGGTVLCAIEVAREEISAYGVFDVEPVPDGDYTDDPNVLKVRGMVEKPKAETAPSRYAAAGRYVLDRAIFDALRRIDQGAGGEVQLTDAIALLIAEGHPVHVVVHQGSRHDLGNPGGYLKAAVDFALDRDDYGPDLRRWLVARLGLTEQ
- the moeA1 gene encoding molybdopterin molybdenumtransferase 1 (molybdopterin biosynthesis protein MoeA), which gives rise to MRSVEEQQARISAAAVAPRPIRVAIAEAQGLMCAEEVVTERPMPGFDQAAIDGYAVRSVDVAGVGDTGGVQVFADHGDLDGRDVLTLPVMGTIEAGARTLSRLQPRQAVRVQTGAPLPTLADAVLPLRWTDGGMSRVRVLRGAPSGAYVRRAGDDVQPGDVAVRAGTIIGAAQVGLLAAVGRERVLVHPRPRLSVMAVGGELVDISRTPGNGQVYDVNSYALAAAGRDACAEVNRVGIVSNDPTELGEIVEGQLNRAEVVVIAGGVGGAAAEAVRSVLSELGEMEVVRVAMHPGSVQGFGQLGRDGVPTFLLPANPVSALVVFEVMVRPLIRLSLGKRHPMRRIVSARTLSPITSVAGRKGYLRGQLMRDQDSGEYLVQALGGAPGASSHLLATLAEANCLVVVPTGAEQIRTGEIVDVAFLAQHG
- the rimJ gene encoding ribosomal-protein-alanine acetyltransferase RimJ (acetylating enzyme for N-terminal of ribosomal protein S5), yielding MAVGPLRVSAGVIRLRPVRMRDGVHWSRIRLADRAHLEPWEPSADGEWTVRHTVAAWPAVCSGLRSEARNGRMLPYVIELDGQFCGQLTIGNVTHGALRSAWIGYWVPSAATGGGVATGALALGLDHCFGPVMLHRVEATVRPENAASRAVLAKVGFREEGLLRRYLEVDRAWRDHLLMAITVEEVYGSVASTLVRAGHASWP
- a CDS encoding transmembrane protein (A core mycobacterial gene; conserved in mycobacterial strains (See Marmiesse et al., 2004 PMID:14766927).), translated to MPSIPQSLLWISLVVLWLFVLVPMLISKRDAVRRTSDVALATRVLNGGAGARLLKRGGPAAGHRWGYLPPEGQGDDPDWKPEEDWRDDPVEDGFADVEHDIDEDQEADDARRRGAVVMKVAAPQTAGADEPDYLDVDVVEEDSEALPVGAGAAVGESADEADAEAADGVAGHADPEADPVEYEYEYEYVEDTCGLELEEDDQEAPPTVASGTSRRRRFDTKTAAAVSARKYTFRKRALIVMAVILVGSAAAAFELTPVAWWICGSATGVTVLYLAYLRRQTRIEEKVRRRRMQRIARARLGVENTRDREYDVVPSRLRRPGAVVLEIDDEDPIFTHLESAAPIRNYGWPRDLPRAVGQ